The proteins below are encoded in one region of Triticum aestivum cultivar Chinese Spring chromosome 1B, IWGSC CS RefSeq v2.1, whole genome shotgun sequence:
- the LOC123080419 gene encoding luminal-binding protein 4-like, whose amino-acid sequence MELVPYKLVGTQAGRCAIQIETEEGGAEVFSAHTVAGILISKLKRMAEAHLGRKIRSALLTVPWHSRDYQRHLLATAARLEGGFSAARYVDEHVAVAAAHGHHEKARQDKVILVFHMGGRTTHATMFKFRDGTARLIEGRHDARLGGDDFTGRLVDHFIQLIREKHGRDLRRDDGALRELRAACERAKKALTYWDTTLVKVESLLDGADFFETLTRAEFEELNRDLLARATSMVDLLVTWRWWLPPGRWDSIDEIILVGGSVRIPKILEFFRDYFHGREPIVEEEAAIRGAALLSRPESAMFTYDNCDCHGNPLQASENIIE is encoded by the coding sequence ATGGAGCTGGTGCCGTACAAGCTCGTTGGGACCCAGGCCGGAAGGTGTGCTATCCAGATCGAGACCGAGGAAGGCGGCGCCGAGGTTTTCTCCGCCCACACAGTCGCCGGCATTCTCATATCCAAGCTTAAGCGGATGGCGGAGGCGCACCTGGGCCGCAAGATCAGGAGCGCTCTCCTGACCGTCCCCTGGCACTCGAGGGACTACCAAAGGCACCTTCTCGCAACGGCCGCCCGGCTCGAGGGCGGCTTCTCCGCCGCGAGGTACGTCGACGAGCACGTTGCAGTGGCCGCGGCGCACGGCCATCACGAGAAGGCGCGCCAAGACAAGGTCATCCTCGTCTTCCACATGGGCGGCCGCACGACCCACGCCACCATGTTCAAGTTTCGGGACGGCACGGCTCGTCTCATTGAAGGGCGCCATGATGCCCGCCTGGGCGGCGACGACTTCACCGGCCGGCTCGTGGACCACTTCATCCAGCTTATCAGGGAGAAGCACGGCCGGGACCTCCGCCGGGACGACGGCGCGCTCCGGGAGCTGAGGGCGGCGTGCGAGAGGGCCAAGAAGGCGCTAACCTACTGGGACACCACGCTTGTGAAGGTGGAGTCGCTCTTGGACGGCGCGGATTTCTTCGAGACGCTCACGAGGGCCGAGTTCGAGGAGCTCAACCGTGATCTGCTGGCGAGAGCCACTAGCATGGTGGACCTGCTGGTGACGTGGAGGTGGTGGCTCCCTCCCGGCCGGTGGGACAGCATAGACGAGATCATCCTCGTCGGCGGCAGCGTGAGGATCCCCAAGATTCTTGAGTTTTTCAGGGACTATTTCCATGGTCGGGAGCCAATTGTGGAGGAGGAAGCGGCGATTCGCGGCGCTGCTCTGCTCTCCCGCCCCGAGTCTGCAATGTTCACATACGACAACTGCGATTGCCATGGAAATCCTTTGCAGGCGTCTGAAAACATAATTGAATAG
- the LOC123080425 gene encoding luminal-binding protein-like, translating to MASSRLALGVVLLLVAAASGAAAFRTGNTTAIHIGNTKACIAGYGGLEDPGLSYKLCIPSWVAFTPNGTLFGEAALNHAAVSPGTAVSGFKRVLGSKYQLVFFPPPPTSMDV from the exons ATGGCGAGTTCTCGCCTCGCTCTCGGCGTTGTACTACTGCTCGTCG CGGCGGCATCGGGCGCGGCGGCGTTTAGAACGGGCAACACGACGGCCATCCACATCGGCAACACCAAGGCCTGCATCGCCGGCTATGGGGGACTCGAGGATCCAGGCCTCTCGTACAAGCTGTGCATCCCCTCCTGGGTCGCCTTCACCCCCAACGGCACCCTCTTCGGCGAGGCCGCCTTGAACCACGCCGCCGTCAGCCCCGGGACGGCCGTCTCCGGCTTCAAGCGGGTCCTCGGTTCCAAGTACCAACTTGTTTTCTTCCCTCCTCCGCCGACGTCGATG GATGTTTGA